A DNA window from Niabella yanshanensis contains the following coding sequences:
- a CDS encoding LptF/LptG family permease gives MKILDWFILKRLLVTFVFCMLLFTVIAVAVDSSEKTDDFVKTGLSNWEIFKQYYVGFIPFIWSLLFPLFVFIAVIFFTSKMAMRSEVIAILASGTSFNRFLRPYIIGGILLAIVLFIGRYYFIPKANVLYTTFMQQKLDKHNPLKNRQETSCSNCFYKRIDSSSYMGVKNYNPETQMSGTFFMERVKKGKVIYNLRAESIKWDTTKRKKRWMANKVVERFVDSLGERIKFYEEKEVKLNILPTELIRDEYQKDKLTTPQLIDFIKKEQLRGTEGLNTLKVELYKRSATPFTVLLLTLIGAVIACRKTRGGSGLHLALGILIAAIFIIADQFSTVFAVKGNFSPFLAAWLPNIAFLFVALRLYFTTPK, from the coding sequence ATGAAAATACTTGACTGGTTCATATTAAAACGTCTGCTGGTAACATTTGTGTTTTGTATGCTATTGTTTACCGTTATTGCTGTTGCGGTGGATAGTAGTGAAAAAACCGACGATTTTGTAAAAACCGGGTTGAGTAACTGGGAGATTTTTAAGCAATATTATGTGGGCTTCATTCCTTTTATATGGAGCTTACTGTTTCCGTTGTTTGTATTTATTGCCGTGATCTTTTTCACCAGTAAAATGGCCATGCGCAGTGAAGTAATTGCCATACTGGCCAGCGGCACTTCTTTCAACCGCTTTCTAAGACCCTACATTATAGGAGGTATATTGCTCGCAATAGTATTATTTATTGGACGCTATTATTTCATACCTAAGGCTAATGTACTGTATACGACTTTTATGCAGCAAAAGCTGGACAAGCATAACCCGCTTAAGAACCGCCAGGAAACCAGCTGCAGTAATTGCTTTTACAAACGTATTGACAGTTCATCTTATATGGGAGTCAAAAATTACAACCCCGAAACACAAATGAGCGGTACCTTTTTTATGGAGCGTGTTAAAAAGGGGAAAGTAATTTATAACCTGCGGGCCGAATCCATTAAATGGGATACCACCAAAAGAAAAAAAAGATGGATGGCCAATAAAGTGGTGGAGCGCTTTGTTGACAGTCTTGGGGAACGGATAAAATTCTATGAAGAGAAGGAAGTAAAGCTCAATATTCTTCCTACAGAATTGATACGCGATGAATACCAAAAAGATAAGCTGACCACTCCCCAGTTAATCGATTTTATAAAAAAAGAACAGCTACGTGGTACGGAAGGATTAAATACCCTGAAGGTGGAACTCTACAAACGGTCAGCCACCCCCTTTACAGTTTTATTGTTAACCTTGATAGGTGCTGTGATTGCCTGCAGGAAGACAAGAGGCGGTAGTGGATTGCACCTGGCTTTGGGCATCCTGATCGCGGCTATATTTATTATTGCCGACCAGTTTTCTACCGTATTTGCCGTGAAAGGGAACTTTTCTCCCTTCCTGGCTGCATGGCTTCCGAATATTGCATTCCTGTTTGTAGCATTACGAT